The DNA window ATGAATACAACAAATTATACAAAAAAGATAATAGTATAAAACCTACTTATACTTTTTTAAATAGTTTGATGATGAAATTTAAAAAAGCAATACCTTATTTGGATGCTATGGAGTCTACAAGTTTACAACAGTCTATTAAGGATTTG is part of the uncultured Methanobrevibacter sp. genome and encodes:
- a CDS encoding helix-turn-helix domain-containing protein yields the protein MVERIIGIKVRIKPTSEQIEEFHKNFGCVRKVYNLTLNEYNKLYKKDNSIKPTYTFLNSLMMKFKKAIPYLDAMESTSLQQSIKDL